TTGTTTCCCGGCTGGGGCGGCTCCTCGCGCAGCACGTCCAGCGCGGCGCCGGCCAGGTGGCCTTCGTCGAGCAGGGCCAGCAGGTCGTCTTCCACCACCTGCTCGCCGCGCCCCACGTTGATGAAGTAGGCGCCGCGCGGCAGCAGGGACAGGGTGCGGCGGTTCAGCAGGTCGCGCGTCTCGGGCGTGAGCGGCAAGGCGCAGACCAGGATGTCGCTGGTGGACAGCAGTTGCTCCAGGCCCTGGGCACCACTGTATGTGGCCAGGCCGGCAATGCTTTTGGCGCTGCGGCTCCAGCCTGCGACCGGATAGCCTATGGCCTGCATGGCGCCGGCCACGAAGCGGCCGACCTCTCCCAGGCCCAGGATACCCACGCGGCAGTCGGCACTCGCGCGGACGGGGCGGCGCAGCCAGTCGCCGGCCTGCTGCTGACGCGCGAACAGGTCCAGCTCGCGCGTGTGGCGCAGCGCCGTGCCTACCACGTACTGGGCGATCTCCACATGCTGCTGCGGATCGACGGTGCGCGCCACGGGCAGGCCGGCCGGCAGGTCGGGCACGGCCAGCAGCTTGTCCACGCCCGCGCTGGGCGCGCACAGCAGCTTCAGGCGCGGATAGGCCGGAAGCACGCCCGGCTTGAGGCTCCAGGCGAGCATGGCCTCGACCGCGTCGGCCGGTGCCTCTTCGCGGTTCGCCCAGACGGGTACGTCGGGCGCCAGCGCGCGCAGCGCATCGGCGATGGGCGCACCCATGCTGGGGTGGATGTTGACCAGAATTCCCATTGATTTCTCCATGAATCTAAGCACTGTTCGCTGCCTGCGAAACGGTAGCAGCCCAAGTGCGGGACACCGAGCAAGGGCCTATGCCGGCCGCGCCGCCCCGCAGCGAGGGTGTCGTCCCCCTCCCTCGCGCAGCGAGTAGAGAGGCGCCGTGCAACGGGGGAAGGCGCGCAGCGACTCAGGGGGTGTTAGTGCTTGTAAGAAGGGTCTATGCGGTCCAGGCGGCGCAGCAGGCCCGGCCAGGCTAGGCCTGCGCCCTTGCCCTTGGTGACCTGGCGCGACTGGTTGACCGCGTCGGCAATGATGTCCTGCGGGATGCGAGTCAGCTCGCCGCCGCCCGACTGCGCGAGGATCTGGATGCGGCAGGCCGACTCCAGCGTGTACATGGCCAGCACGGCCTCGGCCACGTTGCGGCCGCAGGTCAGCAGGCCGTGGTTGCGCAGGATGAGGAAGTTGCTGGCGCCCAGGTCATCGACCAGGCGCGGCTTCTCGTCGTCGCGCAGGGCCACGCCTTCGTAGTCGTGATAGGCCAGGCGTGCCAGCGGGAAGATGGACTGCTGCGAGATGGGCAGCAGCCCATCCTTCTGCGCCGAGACGGCCACGCCGTAGCGCGTATGCGTGTGCAGCACGCACTGCACCTCGGGGCGACCGTCATGGATGGCGCTGTGGATGACGAAGCCGGCCGGGTTGACGTCGTATTCGGTCTCCATCAGCGGCCGGCCTTCGTGATCGACCTTGACCAGGCTGGAGGCCGTGATCTCGTCGAACAGCATGCCGTAGGGGTTGATCAGGAACTGGCCGGACTGGCCCGGCACGCGTGCCGAGATGTGGGTGAAGATCAGGTCGTCCCAGCCGAAGTGGGCGACCAGCCGGTAGGCGGCAGCCAGCTCGACGCGGGTCTGCCACTCCTCGGAAGTCACCTGGCGGCGGACTTCGGACATCGTGGTGTCATGGCTCATGGGATAGGTCTCGTGATGGGCATCGTGGAATGGAAGACAGGCTCAGCGTCCCGCCGCGTACTGATCGCGCAGCTCGCGCTTGAGCACCTTGCCGATGGCGCTGCGCGGCAGCTCGGCGATGAAGCGCAGGTCCGCCAGGCGCTGGGTCTTGCCGGCCTGCTGGTTGTACCAGCCCATGATCTCTTCGGGCCGGGCCGGCTGGCCCGTGCGCGACACCACGTAGGCCACGGGCGTCTCGCCCCATTGATCGGAAGGCACGCCGACAACGGCCACGTCGTCCACGGCCGGGTGAGCACGCAGCTGGGACTCCAGGTCGCTGGGATAGATGTTGAAGCCGCCGCTGATGATCATGTCCTTGCGTCTATCGAACAGGGTCAGGAAGCCGTCGGCATCGAAGCGGCCCACATCGCCCGTGCGGATGAAGCGCTTGCCCGTGGCATCGAACCATTCGGCTTCACGCGTCTTGGCGGGCTGGCCGTGGTAGCCGGTCATCATGCTGGCCGAGTGGCCCACGACCTCCCCGTCCGCGCCGGGGGCGACCTCGCTACCCTCCTCGTCGATGAGGCGGATGTCATGGCCCTCGGCGGGCTTGCCCACGGTGTGCAGCTTGTCCGGGTGCAGGTGGGCTTCGAGGATGCAGGTGCCGCCGCCTTCGGTCATGCCGTAGAACTCGGTGAGGCTGCCGGGCCAGCGTGCCACCACGTCGGCCTTGAGCTCGGCGCGGAACGGTGCGCTGGTACAGAACTTGGCGCGGAAGCTGGACAGGTCATGCTCGCCGAACTGCGGCAGCGCCATGATGCGCTGGTACTGCACGGGCACCAGCATGGTGTGGGTGACGCGGTGCTGCTGGGCCAGCTGCAGGTAGCGGGCCGCGTCGAATTTGGGCATCAGCACCACGCAGCCGCCGCTACCCAGCGTGGGGAAGAACACCACCAGGGTGGTGTTGGAGTACAGCGGCGTGGCCAGCAGCGTCGTGCCCTCGGGGCCATAGCCGTAGACGCTGCCCCGGTTGATGTGGGCCCAGCGCATGCCGTGCGATTGCACGATGCCCTTGGGGGTCCCTGTGGTGCCCGAAGAATAGATGATGTTGAACGGCGCGGCGGGCTCCACGCTCACGGCAGCGGGCTGCGTACCTTCCGGCGCCAGCCAGTCCTCGAAGGCACTGCCCGGCGCCACGCCGTCCAGCGAGATGCATTGCAGTCCGGCGTCGGCAGGCACCAGGTCCTGGGCTGCCTTGTCGAGGAACAGGTGACGCGCCTGGGCATCGCGCAGCATGGAAGCCAGGCTTTCGGCCGTGGACGACGGCGCCAGCGGCGCGACCACCACGCCCGCGCGCAGCGCGCCCAGGAACAGCACGGCATAGCGCACCGAGTTCAACGCGCAGATGGCGATGGCCTGGCCGGGCTGCACGCCGCCCTGTTGCAAGGCGGCGGCCACGCGGTCCATCAGGGCATCGAGCTGGGCGTAGCTCAGCGTCTGCTGGTCGTCGCGCAGCGCGGCATGACCGGGCTGCTGGCGTGCATGGCTGCGGATCAGCGCAGCCAGCGTGGTGAAGGGGGCATCGGGAGAAGGCAGGCAGACAGTCATGAAAGCTCCGATTCAGGAATTGCAAGCAGGCTGCGCCTGCGAGCCCCCGGCCCTGCAGGCGCTTGGGCAGACGGTGGCTTATTTGGCAGCCAGACCCAGGCGGTCGATCAGAACCTTGTCCTTGGCAAAGGCCTCCCTGGCCCATTGCGCATAGTCGGCACCCGAGCGGTACCAGGCGTCCTGGTTGAGCTGCTTGAGCACCTCGATGTGGCGCGGGTCGTCCATGGCCTTCTTGAAAGCATCGTGCAGCTTGCGCACCACGGCCGGGTCCATGCCCTTGGGGCCGGCCAGACCGTAGGGCGAGGTGGAAACCACGCCATAGCCCAGCTCCTTGGCCGTGGGCACGTCGGGCCAGCGCTGGGTGCGCTTTTCGCCAAAGGTCATGAGCAGGCGCATCTGGCCGCCATTCACATAGGTGTCCCAGCCCGAGGCATCGCTTTGCGCTGCCACATGGCCGCCCAGCAGGGCCTGCTGCAGGTCGGCGTTGCCCTTGAAAGGCACATGATTGAGAGTGACCTTGGCGTTCTCGGCCAGCTCCTCCATCAGCAGATGCGGCGAGGAACCTATGCCCGTGGAGCCGTATTCGATCTTTCCGGGAGTCTTGCGTGCGGCGGCGATGTACTCGTTGAAGCTCTTGTAGGGAGAGTCCGAGCGCACCGTGAAACCGAAGGTATAGCCCGAGACACCGATGATGTAGGTGAAGTCCGTGACCGGATTCCAGGCGGTCTTTTGCATATGCGCCATGCGCAGCATGGACATGGGGAACTGGGTGATGGTGTAGCCGTCGGGCTTGGCGGTGCGCGCCATGGCGCCGGGGCCCAGCGTGCCGCCAGCGCCGGGCTTGTTCTCGACGATGATGGGCTGGCCCAGCTGCTTGCCCGCAATGTCGGCCAGCGTACGCATGTGGCGGTCGGTGGGGCCGCCCGCCGGGAACGGCACGATCAGCGTGACCGGCCGCGCAGGATAGTCGCCGGACTGTGCCCAGGCTGATGCGCCAGTGCCAGCAGCAGTCACAAAGGCGGCCGTGGCGAGCATCAGGCTGCGGCGGTCAAGGGAAATCTGCATGTCTTTGTCTCCTGAATCTCTGAACCAGGTGGGGCCGGGGCACATGCCTTGTGTGCCGCTCTGGCCAGGGCCCGGACACCGTTGCCCGAGCCCGTTGACACCGCCCTGTTGCGCGGTGCCATGGCAACGCTTAGATCGTCTTCACCAGCTCCGGCACTGCCTGGAACAGATCGGCTTCCAGACCGTAATCGGCCACCGAGAAGATCGGTGCCTCGGGGTCCTTGTTGATCGCCACGATCACCTTCGAGTCCTTCATGCCCGCCAGATGCTGGATCGCTCCCGAGATGCCGCAGGCAATGTACAGCTGCGGCGCCACGATCTTGCCCGTCTGGCCCACTTGCAAATCATTGGGGGCGTAGCCCGCATCAACGGCTGCACGGCTGGCGCCGATGGCCGCTCCCAGCTTGTCGGCCAGCGGCGACATGACTTCCTGGAACTTCTCGGCCGAGCCCAGCGCGCGACCGCCGGAGACGATGATCTTGGCGGCCGTCAGTTCGGGACGCTCGCTCTTGGTCACTTCGCGACCCACAAAGGCGCTCTTGCCGGAGTCGGCCACGGCAGCTGCGGTTTCCACCGCCGCAGAGCCGCCAGTGGCAGCCGCTGCGTCAAAGCCCGTGGTACGCACGGTGATGACCTTGACGGCATCGGCGGACTGCACGGTGGCAATGGCGTTGCCCGCGTAGATGGGGCGCTCGAAGGTGTCGGCGGAGTCGACCTTGGTGATGTCGCTGATCTGGGCCACGTCCAGCTTGGCGGCCACGCGAGGCGCCACGTTCTTGCCCGAGGCGGTCGAGGGGAACAGGATGTGGCTGTAGTTGCCGGCGATGGCCAGCACCTGGGCCGCCACGTTCTCGGCCAGGCCGTCCTTGAGGCTGGCGCCGTCGGCATGGATGACCTTGGAGACTCCGGCGATCTGGGCGGCAGCGGCTGCTGCAGCGGCTGCACCTTCGCCAACCACCAGCACATGCACATCACCACCGCAGGCCTTGGCGGCCGTCACGGTGTTCAGGGTCGCGGTCTTGATCGAAGCGTTGTCGTGTTCTGCAATAACGAGAGAAGTCATATTCAACCTCTAAATTTCTTTACGTTCTGGCGAAGTCCGAGAGAGGACATCAGCCCTTGGCAGCAGCGCAGCCTGGCGAGGGACGGCCAGCAAGGGCCGCCCCGCAGCCAAGGCCGTCGTCCCCCTTTGGGGGAAGGCGCCGCAGGCGACTCAGGGGGAGTCAGATGACCTTCGCTTCATTTTTCAGCTTGTCGACCAGGGCGGCCACATCGGCCACCTTGACGCCAGCGCCGCGCTTGGCAGGCTCGGAGACCTTCACGGTCTTCAGGCGAGGCGTCACGTCCACGCCCAGGTCTTCGGGCTTGAAGGTGTCCAGCTGCTTTTTCTTGGCCTTCATGATGTTGGGCAAGGTGACGTAGCGGGGCTCGTTCAGGCGCAGGTCGGTGGTGATGACGGCGGGCGTGGACAGGGCCACGGTTTCCAGGCCGCCGTCCACTTCGCGAGTGACGTTGACCTTGTCGCCAGCGACTTCGACCTTGGAGGCAAAAGTGGCCTGGGGCAGGTCGGCCAGGGCCGCCAGCATCTGGCCGGTCTGGTTGGCGTCGTCGTCGATGGCCTGCTTGCCGCAGATGACCAGACCGGGTTGCTCCTTGTCCACCAGGGCCTTGAGCAGCTTGGCCACGGCCAGGGGCTGCAGCTCGACATCGGTCTCGACCAAAATGCCGCGATCGGCACCGATGGCCATGGCCGTGCGCAGGGTTTCCTGGCACTGGGCCACGCCGCAGGAGACGGCGATGACTTCGGTCACCACGCCTTTTTCCTTCAGGCGCACGGCTTCTTCGACGGCGATTTCGTCAAAGGGGTTCATGCTCATCTTGACGTTGGCGATGTCCACACCCGTGCCGTCCGACTTCACGCGGACCTTGACGTTGTAGTCCACGACACGTTTGACGGGTACAAGGATTTTCATGAGAAAGCTCTTTCCTGGTTTTGAAGAGTGAAGGCTTAGCGGGCAAAGCCTGCGAGCCGCTCGTTGATCAGTGCATGGGCCTGGTCCATGATGCCGGTTATCAGCTGCTGGACCGTGGGCACGTCGCGGATCAGGCCCGCAACCATGCCGCAGGACCAGACGCCTGCGTCCATGTCGCCGTCATGCATGATGCGTGGGTAGACACCGGCCACTTCGGGTGCGATGTCGGCAAAGGTGATGGCCGCACCCAGCTCGCGTTCCTTTTGCAGCAGGCGCTCGGTGGCGGCGTTGGTCAGCACGCGTTCGGTGTTGCGCAAGGGACGCATGACCAGGCGGGTGTCCAGCTCGCTGGCCGCCACGATGGCCTGCTTGACCTTGTCGTGTACAGGGGCCTCTTTCGTGGCGATGAAGCGCGTGCCCATGTTGATGCCTTCGGCGCCCAGCGCCAGCGCTGCCACCAGCGAGCGGCCATCGGCCATGCCGCCCGAAGCGACAAAGGGAATCTTGAGTTCTTCGGCTGCGCGCGGCAGCAGGATGAAGTTGGGGATGTCGTCCTCGCCCGGATGACCGCCGCATTCGAAACCGTCCACGCTGATGGCGTCGCAGCCGATGGCCTCGGCCTTGAGCGCATGGCGCACCGAGGTGCACTTGTGGATGACCTTGATGCCGGCTTCCTTGAGCGCAGGCAGCCATTTCTGCGGGTTGTTGCCGGCCGTCTCCACGACCTTCACGCCGCCTTCGATGATGGCCTTGACATAGCCGGGGTAGTCGGGCGGATTGACCGAGGGCAGAAAGGTCAGGTTGACGCCAAAGGGCTTGTCCGTCATCTCGCGGCAGCGCGCGATCTCGCGCGCCAGCAGCTCGGGCGTGCGCTGGGTCAGGCCCGTGATGATGCCCAGTCCCCCGGCGTTGGAGACGGCGGCGGCCAGCTCGGCCAGGCCCACATGGTGCATACCGCCCTGGATGATGGGGTGCTGTATGCCAAAGAGTTCGGTGATGCGTGTCTTCATGTCGTTGTCACTCCACAGCAATGCCCTTGTCGCGGATCAGTTGGCCCCAGCGCGTGTAGTCCTGCTGGATGCGCTGGCCCAGCTGGGCTGGATTCTGGAAGGTGGCGATGGCGCCCGCGTGGAGCAGCTTGCTCTGGACGTCCTTGTCGGCCAGTATCTGCTGGACTTCGGAGGCGATGCGCTCGACCACAGCCTTGGGCGTGCCCTTGGGCGCGAGCAGGCCGCCCCAGGAAACGGCGTCATAGCCCTTGATGCCCTGCTCGGCAATGGTCTTGATGTCGGGCAGCATGCTCACGCGCTGGGGCGAGCCCACGGCGATGGCGCGCAGTTTGCCGGCCTGGATGTGGGGCAGCGCGGCTACGAGGTCGGCATACATGATGGGCACCTGGCCGCCGATGGTGTCGGTGATGGCGGGCACGCCGCCCTTGTAGGGCACATGCTGCATGTCGAAGCCGGCCATCTGCTTGAGCAGCTCCATGCTCAGGTGGCCGAAGCTGCCGGCCCCCGAGCTGGTGTAGTTGAGCACTGATTTCTGGGCCTTGGCGTGGGCGATCAGGCTCTTGAGGTCGGTGACATCGGGCAGCAGCGCAGGGTTGACCACGATGACGATGGGCAGGTCATAGACCGTGGCCACGGGCGCGAAATCCTTGACGGTGTCGTAGCCGGCCTTCTTGTACAGGTGGGGAGCCAGCAGCGTGGGCGTGGCCAGCATCATCAGCGTGTAGCCGTCGGCCGGGCTCCTGGCGACCTGCACGGCCGCGATGGAGCCCGAGGCACCGGGACGGTTTTCCACGACCACGGTCTGCTTGAGGCGCTCGCCCAGCTTCTGACCCACGATGCGCGATGCCGTGTCGGTGGGGCCACCGGCGGGGAACGGCACGACCAGGCGCAGCATCTTGGCGGGCCAGTCGGTCTCGGCCAGTGCGCGGCCTGCCAGGCCGGCCAGCAGCGGCGCGGCGGCCAGTGCCAGAGCGGTGCGCCGGGTGACGCGGGCCTGGGGTACGGTGGTGCGCGTGTGCATGAAGTCTCCTGTCTAAGCTGTCTAAGCAGTCGTCGGTGGTGGCCCGCTACCGCAGGCCGTAAAAATCAGTCATCCAGTGATCCATGGCGCTACGCGCCACCCCCAGCTCATGAAACCGGCGCAGCCCGACGCCAGGGACAGCGAGCAAGGGCCTGAGCCGGCCGCGCCGCCCCGCCGCGAGGCTGTCGTCCCCCTCCCCCGCGTAGCGGGCAGAGAGGGGGAAGGCGCGGGGCCGCCCAGGCGAAGCGACTCAGGGGGTCAATCCAGTTTCGCGCCGGCTTGCTCCACCAGCGCTTTCCAGACCGGCATATCGCGCTGGTAGTTGTCGCGGAAGGCCTGAGGGCTGTTCATCATGGGGATGAAGCCGGCGCCCGTGATGCGCTCCAGCACCTTGGGGTCCTTGATGATTTCGCGCAGGTGGCCGTAGAGCTGGTCCACGATCTCCTTGGGCACGCCGGCCGGCGCGCCCATGGCCACCCAGCCGTAGATCGAATAGGCGTCGTCGGTCACTCCCTGCTCGAAGATGGTCGGCAGCTTGGGCAGGATTTCCATGCGCTCCTTGCCGGTCACGCCGATGGCCTTGAGACGGCCGGAATCGATGAAAGGCTTGGTGTTGAGCGCGCTGGAAAAGCACAGCTGCAGCTGTCCGCCGATCAGCTCCTGGATCATGGGCGCCTCGCCCTTGTAGGCAGCGTGGTTCATGTCGGCATCCATGGTCTTGCTCATGTAGGCACCGGCCAGATGGGCATACGAGCCCACGCCCCAGGAGCCGTACGAGAGCTTGCCCTTGTGCGCCTTCACATAGGCCAGCAGTTCCTTCATGTTGTTGGCCGGCACCGAAGGGTGGACGACCAGCGTGACGGGCGCCGCGGCGATCTGACTGATCAGGGCGATGTCCTTTTGCGGGTTGTAGGGCAGCTTGGTGTAGAGGAACTGGTTGATCAGCATCGAGGTGCTGAGCGACAGCAGCAGCGTATGGCCGTCGGGCGCCGCCTTGGCCACGGCATCGGTGCCGAGGATGCCGGCCGCGCCGGCGCGGTTGTCCACCACCACGGGCTGGCCCACGCGCTTGGCCAGCACCTCGCCGATGGTGCGCGCCATGATGTCGGTGGCGCCACCCGCATTGAAGGGCACGACCACACGGATCGGCTTGGTGGGCCAGGCCGGCTTTCCGGACTGTGCGAGGGCGCTGGTGGCGCCCGTGGCCAGCAGGCTGCCGCCGCCGATGGCGGCCAGTCCTTGCAGAAGATCGCGGCGTGTGACTGGGATGCTCATGGTTTGTCTCCTATGAAGTCGCTGTCTTTATCTGCCGTCTTATGCGGCTTGATGTGGTCCGGTGGCCGGCCTATGGAATCAACTCGATGCAGGCTCCTGGGGCAGCGTGAGAACGCCCTTGGCTTGCAGGTCCTGCAGTTGCGCATCATCAAGCGTCAGCAGGCGCTGCAGCACTTCTCGCGTGCCCTCACCCAGCGTGGGCGGTGCATGGCGGATGGGCAGACGCTGTCCGTCCAGGCGGTAGGGCGGCGCGAACACGGGGGTGGTGCCGACCACGGGATGGGGCATGTCGCGCAGCAGGCCGCTGCGGCGCGTGCGCTCGCTGGTCAGGGCCTCGTGCAGGCCGGCCACACGGCCGCAGGGAATGCCGGCGGCCGTCAGGCGCTCCAGCAGCAGATCGCGCGGGAAGCTCTGGATCAGCTCCTTGAGCATGGGCAGCAGCTCCAGGCGGTTCCTGGCGCGGTTGACGTTGGTGGAGAAGCGCTGGTCCTCGACGATGTCGGGGCGCATGATGACTTGACGGCAGAACTTGTCGAACTGACTGTTGTTGCCCACGGCAATGATCAGCGGGCCGTCGGCGGACTCGTACATGCCGTAAGGCACGATGGAGGGGTGGGCATTGCCGTAGCGCTCGGGATCATGGCCCAGTTGCAGGGCATCCAGGCCGTAGTAGCCGGTGACCGTGATGCCGCTGTCGTACAGCGCCATCTCTATGAGCCGGCCCTTGCCCGTGCGCTCGCGGCGGAACAAGGCGGCCAGCACGGCCTGGGCTGCATACATGCCGGTTACCAGATCCACCACGGCCACGCCGAATTTGAGCGGCGGCATGCCTGCCTCGCCGTTCAGCGCCATCAGGCCCGCCTCGCCCTGGATCACCAGATCGTAGCCGGGGCGCTTGGCTTCGGGGCCGCTGCTGTCATAGCCAGCCACTGCGCAGTAGATCAGGTCCGGCTTGATGGCCTTGAGCTGCTCGTAGCCCAGGCCCAGCTTCTCAGCGCCGCCGGTCTTGAAGTTGTGGATGAGCACGTCGAACTGAGGCAGCAGTTCATGGAGGATCTTCACGCCCTCGGGCGTTTGCAGATCCAGCGTGATGGACCGCTTGTTGCGGTTCATGCTGTTGTAGTAGGTGGTCTCGGTCTTGCCGATGCGAATGCCCCAGTCACGCGTGTCGTCGCCGCGGCCCGGGTGCTCGACCTTGACCACCTCGGCGCCGAAGTCGGCCAGTACCATGCCGCACAGCGGCCCGGCGAAGACGCGGGACAGATCGAGTACCTTCACTCCCTCCAGCGGGAAGTCGATGTCCTGGTTCTGTTCGGTATTGCTGTCGGCCATCTGCCTTGTCTCCTTGGAAAATCTTGGTTCTGTCAGGTGCTCAGGCACGCAGTTTGGTGAAATCGGCGCTGCGCTTTTCGAGAAAGGCTGCAATGCCTTCACGGGACTCCTCGCTACCTTGCGAGTTCACCATGTGCTGCGCTTCCAGCTCCAGCTGCTGCTCCAGCGTATTGCGCGGCGCCTGCCGGCACAGGTCCTTGATCAAGGCCATGGCCTGGTCCGGGCCGGCAGCGATCTGGGCGGCCAGCGCGACGGCATCGGCCAAAGCCTGGCCGGGCTCGGCCAGCCGGTTGACGGGCCCCAGGGCGTGCAGGCGTTCGCCGCTGATGCGCTCGCCGGTCAGGCACAGCTCAGTCAAGACCTGCCGCGAGACGAACTCGGCCAGAAAGGCCGTGGCGCCGCCGTCGGGCGTCAGACCGACTTTCACATAGGCCACGGAGAACAGGCTGTCGCGGGCGGCCACCAGCATATCGCAGGCCAGTGCCAGCGACAGACCCGCGCCCGCTGCCGCGCCTTCGACGGCGGCGATGACGGGTTTGGGGCAGTCGCGCACGGCGCGAATCAGATCGTGCAGGCCTTCGAGCTTTTCTCGGCGCTGCTCCACGGGCAGTTCGCGGCGCCTGGCCAGTTGGCGCAAATCGCCACCGGCGCAGAAATGCCCGCCCTCGCCTGTGAGAACGACCGCGCCCACGCCGACATCGGCCGCAGCATCCGCCAGCGCGGTCGTGACGGCCGCGTAGAACGCGGGCGACAGCGCATTGCGCGCAGCCGGGTTGTTGTTGCTCAGCACCAGCACGGCACCTTCGCGGCGGGTCAGCAGGACTTCACTCATCTTCGTTCTCCAGTTTTAGGCAGCACTTACCGCCTGTAGCCGCCCCCCTCCGCCAGGGACAGCCAGCAAGGGCCTGGGCCGGCCGCGCCGCCCCGCAGCGAGGCTGTCGTCCCCCTCCCCTAGCGCGCAGCGCGTAGAGAGAGGGGGAAGGCGCGAAGCGACTCAGGGGGTAGCTCATTTCAGCCCAAGGCCATGAAACGCGCCAGGTGATGATCCTCGTCGCCAAACTGGTGGTCGATCATGATCAGCCGCTTGGCGTAATGCGACAGCGGCAGCTCCCAGGTCATGCCGATGCCGCCATGCATCTGTATGCTTTCCTCGGCTACCAGGCTCCCCACGGAGCCCACGGTGTACTTGGCGGCAGACAGCATCTTCTCGCGCTGCGTGCCCTGGGCGTTGTCGATGGCATCGGCCGCATTGATGACGGTGGAGCGCACCTGCTCCACCTCCAGCAACAGATCTGCCATGCGGTGCTGAAGCGCCTGGAAGCTACCGATGGCCACGCCGAACTGCTTGCGCGTCTGCAGATATTCCAGCGTGCTCTGCTTGGCCACATCCATGGCTCCCAGCGCCTCGGCAGCCAGCGCCAGCAGGGCAAAACCCTGTACATGCTCGAGCACGGCATGACCCTGGCCCTCGGCGCCCAGCAGCGCATCCTCGGCCAGTTGCACGTTCTCGAAAGTCAGCTCGGCGGCACGGCCGCCTTCCATGCGGCTATAGCCACGCTTGGC
This region of Comamonas thiooxydans genomic DNA includes:
- a CDS encoding glyoxylate/hydroxypyruvate reductase A, translating into MGILVNIHPSMGAPIADALRALAPDVPVWANREEAPADAVEAMLAWSLKPGVLPAYPRLKLLCAPSAGVDKLLAVPDLPAGLPVARTVDPQQHVEIAQYVVGTALRHTRELDLFARQQQAGDWLRRPVRASADCRVGILGLGEVGRFVAGAMQAIGYPVAGWSRSAKSIAGLATYSGAQGLEQLLSTSDILVCALPLTPETRDLLNRRTLSLLPRGAYFINVGRGEQVVEDDLLALLDEGHLAGAALDVLREEPPQPGNKVWAHPKAFVTPHIAAQASADTVARQCLENLRRLRAGEPLLNLVDVARGY
- a CDS encoding class II aldolase/adducin family protein, encoding MSHDTTMSEVRRQVTSEEWQTRVELAAAYRLVAHFGWDDLIFTHISARVPGQSGQFLINPYGMLFDEITASSLVKVDHEGRPLMETEYDVNPAGFVIHSAIHDGRPEVQCVLHTHTRYGVAVSAQKDGLLPISQQSIFPLARLAYHDYEGVALRDDEKPRLVDDLGASNFLILRNHGLLTCGRNVAEAVLAMYTLESACRIQILAQSGGGELTRIPQDIIADAVNQSRQVTKGKGAGLAWPGLLRRLDRIDPSYKH
- a CDS encoding class I adenylate-forming enzyme family protein, whose protein sequence is MTVCLPSPDAPFTTLAALIRSHARQQPGHAALRDDQQTLSYAQLDALMDRVAAALQQGGVQPGQAIAICALNSVRYAVLFLGALRAGVVVAPLAPSSTAESLASMLRDAQARHLFLDKAAQDLVPADAGLQCISLDGVAPGSAFEDWLAPEGTQPAAVSVEPAAPFNIIYSSGTTGTPKGIVQSHGMRWAHINRGSVYGYGPEGTTLLATPLYSNTTLVVFFPTLGSGGCVVLMPKFDAARYLQLAQQHRVTHTMLVPVQYQRIMALPQFGEHDLSSFRAKFCTSAPFRAELKADVVARWPGSLTEFYGMTEGGGTCILEAHLHPDKLHTVGKPAEGHDIRLIDEEGSEVAPGADGEVVGHSASMMTGYHGQPAKTREAEWFDATGKRFIRTGDVGRFDADGFLTLFDRRKDMIISGGFNIYPSDLESQLRAHPAVDDVAVVGVPSDQWGETPVAYVVSRTGQPARPEEIMGWYNQQAGKTQRLADLRFIAELPRSAIGKVLKRELRDQYAAGR
- a CDS encoding tripartite tricarboxylate transporter substrate binding protein, whose protein sequence is MQISLDRRSLMLATAAFVTAAGTGASAWAQSGDYPARPVTLIVPFPAGGPTDRHMRTLADIAGKQLGQPIIVENKPGAGGTLGPGAMARTAKPDGYTITQFPMSMLRMAHMQKTAWNPVTDFTYIIGVSGYTFGFTVRSDSPYKSFNEYIAAARKTPGKIEYGSTGIGSSPHLLMEELAENAKVTLNHVPFKGNADLQQALLGGHVAAQSDASGWDTYVNGGQMRLLMTFGEKRTQRWPDVPTAKELGYGVVSTSPYGLAGPKGMDPAVVRKLHDAFKKAMDDPRHIEVLKQLNQDAWYRSGADYAQWAREAFAKDKVLIDRLGLAAK
- a CDS encoding electron transfer flavoprotein subunit alpha/FixB family protein produces the protein MTSLVIAEHDNASIKTATLNTVTAAKACGGDVHVLVVGEGAAAAAAAAAQIAGVSKVIHADGASLKDGLAENVAAQVLAIAGNYSHILFPSTASGKNVAPRVAAKLDVAQISDITKVDSADTFERPIYAGNAIATVQSADAVKVITVRTTGFDAAAATGGSAAVETAAAVADSGKSAFVGREVTKSERPELTAAKIIVSGGRALGSAEKFQEVMSPLADKLGAAIGASRAAVDAGYAPNDLQVGQTGKIVAPQLYIACGISGAIQHLAGMKDSKVIVAINKDPEAPIFSVADYGLEADLFQAVPELVKTI
- a CDS encoding electron transfer flavoprotein subunit beta/FixA family protein → MKILVPVKRVVDYNVKVRVKSDGTGVDIANVKMSMNPFDEIAVEEAVRLKEKGVVTEVIAVSCGVAQCQETLRTAMAIGADRGILVETDVELQPLAVAKLLKALVDKEQPGLVICGKQAIDDDANQTGQMLAALADLPQATFASKVEVAGDKVNVTREVDGGLETVALSTPAVITTDLRLNEPRYVTLPNIMKAKKKQLDTFKPEDLGVDVTPRLKTVKVSEPAKRGAGVKVADVAALVDKLKNEAKVI
- a CDS encoding nitronate monooxygenase family protein produces the protein MKTRITELFGIQHPIIQGGMHHVGLAELAAAVSNAGGLGIITGLTQRTPELLAREIARCREMTDKPFGVNLTFLPSVNPPDYPGYVKAIIEGGVKVVETAGNNPQKWLPALKEAGIKVIHKCTSVRHALKAEAIGCDAISVDGFECGGHPGEDDIPNFILLPRAAEELKIPFVASGGMADGRSLVAALALGAEGINMGTRFIATKEAPVHDKVKQAIVAASELDTRLVMRPLRNTERVLTNAATERLLQKERELGAAITFADIAPEVAGVYPRIMHDGDMDAGVWSCGMVAGLIRDVPTVQQLITGIMDQAHALINERLAGFAR
- a CDS encoding tripartite tricarboxylate transporter substrate binding protein — translated: MHTRTTVPQARVTRRTALALAAAPLLAGLAGRALAETDWPAKMLRLVVPFPAGGPTDTASRIVGQKLGERLKQTVVVENRPGASGSIAAVQVARSPADGYTLMMLATPTLLAPHLYKKAGYDTVKDFAPVATVYDLPIVIVVNPALLPDVTDLKSLIAHAKAQKSVLNYTSSGAGSFGHLSMELLKQMAGFDMQHVPYKGGVPAITDTIGGQVPIMYADLVAALPHIQAGKLRAIAVGSPQRVSMLPDIKTIAEQGIKGYDAVSWGGLLAPKGTPKAVVERIASEVQQILADKDVQSKLLHAGAIATFQNPAQLGQRIQQDYTRWGQLIRDKGIAVE